ATCATAGCAATAGAAGGGCATTCAGCACAAATGTTGTTAGAAGCTccaaaataattaataatttttcgaATGTgctagaaaaaaaagaagataatgTTTTAGAATCACATTTTatcaaagaaaataataattcaaataaattGTCGTCTCGTATAAAAAAATCACaatcatttattaaaaaagaaaaaagttataacaaattaatgctatataaagataatctAGATCATCTTAATAAAATAGATGCTCCAAAATTTCCAGAAGACACACTAACTAATTCAAATAATGTTATTACAAATGAATATtctgaaaaaaattatgaagatagtaatattaaattaaataatattgatgatgataattttaCAAATAATGAATTCTTTTTAGAATCTAATAAAATTGAAAGTATTATAAATGAACAAGCATTTGATAATTATACAGATAATAACACAGAAATAAgtgaaaattttattatgaaaaattataacacAGAAATTAATCTAACACCTTATGAAGTACATGAAGCTTTAATTATTTCAGAATTTCTTGAAACACATAAAACACAATTAACTAAAGTAGGATTAAAGTTATTACATGAAACTCTAAATCCAAATCAACTTGTTGCCTTCTTTAGAAATAATCATTTTAATACACTCttcaaatatgaaaataaactTTTCATTCTAGCTGCTGATATTTCATTTCTACATCTAAGCTGTACATGGGAACTTTTTGATAATGTTGAAAATGATACAtcatattttgataataattttgaatgCCTAGCTAACCAAAAAACAGATAAAAAAGATCTTAATCATTCTATTATTTATTCCAGAAATTTTGATAAAAGTACTGCAAGAAACAATATTTATTGTTTAAGGTCTAATGCTactatgaataataataaaaaaaaaaaaaaaaaaaaatgcaccATCAtgtgaaaatatttattgctTCACCGAAATGTtataagttatatatatgtatatatatatgtatatgtatatatatatatgtatatatatatgtatatatatatgtatatatatgtgtatatatatatgtttatatatatatgtgtatatatatttgtgtaaaAAAGCatccaaaaaataaaataaaataaataaaacatatctatcatatataattatatatatatatttatttatttatttatatttatgtgtgtgTATTTATTTCCATCTACTAATTAaagttattaaaaaaaatatataccaacatatatataatatatatatatatatatgtgtgtatgtatgtatctatctatatttatttatatctttatttatattttatctatatatccatttaattaaattatttcaccataatttatttatattattatatgtattttttttttttttttaattattatcatgcaaaattaatttataatttttcttgtaattttttcaattttttcaatttttttcaatttttttctttttttttttttttttttttttttttttttttaaatcaatCCTTCGATCAAACTTTTTAATAACACCATGTTCTCCTTTATGCATTTTTCTCCACCCATAAaagtatttatatgttttatcgAGAAAGTCAagaaatttaataaaatggcTCTTTCGTCCTTATCAATGAAAAGAAAGATATAATTATCCTTCCCATGATCGGTTAagtgatataatatatctattaatattatacaatcgttacaatttataaattgactcttttctttcttattataattgCTTATGttgttatcattatttattgctaatatattttttattctttcttcatcatcttgtatattttcaaaaagaTGGAGAaacttatttttaaataaagcATCTAATATATCAACATACATATCTTTGtctaaatgaaaatgaaatattccTTCTTCTAAAAATGCAGTTCTTAAAATATCTATTTGATTCTTAAAACTTGTTCTTATCTTATTTGAATTCCATAAAATCTCAAagtttattttgttttttatttgtgcagaacaataattattatgactACTAATAttgttgatattattattattattatttagtcCTTTTTTATGTAATGATAAACTTGTTAGATTGCCAGAATTACCATTTTCTATATCACTATACAATGATTCATCACTTAATGTtatactactattattactcTCTATACTTTGGCTTCTAGAAATATTATTCTCTTTTAaactattatttatttttttataactgtTTCGTAAAATACTTTTCTTTTTGTctttgatttttttattttcttcttgtaTGTCTCCTTTGTCAAtagaatttttatatatatctctaTCTATTTCTGTTCCATCCCTATCTAATATTTCCTTATCATAACCATTTTGATCATCactatcttcattttttattatttcttttttagaAGATATATTTTGCTTTTTATATTCTATTTCTTCATAATTATCATGATGCAAATTACTTTTATGTTCATCTTCTAAAAATTGAATATCTTTATTTGTagaattcttatttttttgagATAATTTATCAAAAAAGGTTATACCTTTTGTATATTCCTCAGGTATAATTTCAATGGTTAATTTTCTTGGCTTTAATCTAGAATTATTCACAGGGATAGTTGTATATTCATTTCGtcttcttatatattttttcacatTAATTTTCTCAATTATATCCTCAACAACATGAATGGTGTTATCAATATTTATTGTTGTACTtgaatttatatcattagaTAAAATTTTAGATTCCTTAAAATCATTTAgtgataatttatatattcttaatttATATCTTGCTATACCTCTTAAATAATATGccttaaatataatatttttaatattcatGTTACCCAGgtctttaatattatatgttgtattatttttcatatttggtaaaaaataattataaaataaaattactgTAGAACAATCATCTATACTTTCAAAGTGTGCTGATAATCTTTGATATACCAAAGAACGATTTATAAGCGTTTTTGTACGtacaatatataattcttcttttttcttatcaaAGTTGTAATTATCTGATATGACTTCTATATGTAATTCATTATTACAATTTTTCTCTatttcaataaatatattgtcaCATTTTAATTCGTAATCtatgtaatttattatatcattgtAATTTTCTAAACACCTATGATAATTCTTCTTTTGATAATTTAATTTcccttcttcatttttagctaaatatatttcatatgcTTTATACacttgttttattatatgttccttattatttaaattactTATGTCATGAGATGACTGacttttttctatataaagATCACTATGGATTCCTTCTACATGATTGTTTTGTTCTCTCTTGTGATTCAACGTTTCATTTTCGTTtccattatcattattttgtacTAAATTTGGTGTGTTTtctatttgtatattatttttataattttcacaAAATATAGTGTCATTATGGCTATTATTATGAAcatgttcataatttttatgaatactttcatgttttttattaacgtgttcataatttttatgatcactttcatattttttattaacatgttcataatttttatgaatatctTCGTATTTTTCATTAACCTGTTCAGTACTGTTCTCAATATCAtctatatttaatttgtCCCATgctttataatatgtatccAATGAATTACAATCTCTTTTAAGATATgagaattttatatttttattgtagatatttcctatatttttttcgaaacccttactattattattattattattattattattattattattattgttgttgtatatatttttaagtttgatttcttccttttccttttcttcttttttctttatatcattttgcCAGTTATAGAGATCTtcaaaatattcttttaattctaTTGAATTATGTTTAAGTTGTTTTGCAATTTCGATGTGTGACTTGgccattttatttttatttaatttatatccATAAcgtacaatatatatttcatatttctcAGCATTAAATATGAAACGTGTGGTTCctccttatattttttctatatataaataatatatataatatgtaatatatatatatatatatattatatatagccattaaagaagaaatggaaaaatatacatgcgcatataaatcaatatatatattagtaatATGTCCATTTGAATTATGCTagaatatgtatttatatatgagtTATGTTAAATAagaatgatatataaattaaaaaatatatatatattttatattaaggtatatatatatatatatatataaagataaaagaCAGATATAAAAATGTCCCAGTAATATACAGTAAATATCTATAAgagaatatttattttattttattccatataaatattaataacaagataatcatttattttgcactatttattcttatttatatattggacatataaataaataaataaatatatatatatatatataatatatataatatatatatacatatattatttcattttttttcttccttgtTATATAACAGCTGAAAGTCTTCTTacaatgtttatattttaaaatgttataaaattattaaataaaacaaaaaaaaaaaaaaaaaataaaaataatatatattaaatattaaatgttatatacatttttgttataataaatgtagtttcttataatatattgaattatcaataaatataaaaagtacatatatttatatgtatttcaaaaaaaaaaaaaaaaaaaaaaaagataaatatggatttataaaaaaaaataatgaatatatatacatataaatatatatgtataagtggaaagtatatattatagatatatataatactatctatatatgttatatatttttaatttttctcaAAATGCTTTCTCATGGGTCCCCAGAAAGGTTCAGGATTTTCCAAGGTAAATAATTTGTGTgtatttgtttcttttttaaaattagaaATGTTGATATTTTCAAAAGATGTATTTTTCTTAAAGAATTGGTAAGacaataatttttctttaagtttttcatcttttatagTATCTatggaatatatttttttaatttgtgtATTAGGATTAAGGTTATTTTGATCCTGGTTGTTTGTATGATTATTTTggtttgtattattattttgtactagatttgaattttttttttttgaattaattttaaaaataatagctCGAAAAATATCCATAAAAACATTATTTGGAGCATTTGTTTTAACACTATCTGGATCTTTATGAAAATAAGAAACTTCATAATTTAAGTTTAATAAAGCGTTTACTAATAATTTTCTTGAGAAGGAgcaaattttaaaatttctgAATAAGGATggtaaattataatataatgggATATTAATTTCTTGTTTTAAGCAtctaaaattaattaatattctTTCTCTAGTTTTTATTGTATTCAAATTATATTGTTCCAAATTTTCTAATAAAGAAATACATGTATGTATAAAATCTTCATTATGTAATTTACCAATATAAATGGGACCTCCAATTAATATATCTCCTCCACATTCTTCACATTTATTTGAGATATTTAATTTGgtacttttatatttgtaagaaataaaagaattattacaATTTTGGTTAGCATCACCTCCAGCTTCATTAGGGTTATTTTGATCGTCTGATTTGTTCagattattgttattattagcatcatcattattattattattattgttattattattaccatcattgttattattattattaccatcatcatccttattattattattattattattattagttgTAGTCGTCGTTGTTGTATTATTAGTATTGCCATTTTGAtcgtttattttattgtgaTCAAGTGATATGTTATCATTCATTTCATCAACGTCATTTGCAACATgcaaatttttattttttttcatttttctccTCTTCTTCGAATGAGGATTTTCTGCAATAGATGAAAGGTGGTTGACATCCTTTTTGTAAGCCATTGGATTAATATGAAAACTAGAACAATTATTGCATTGATAAACAATTCCTGTATCTATACATACATCTTTTGTTTGTAATGCATCATCAATAACATGAACTAATAAACGTATATAAAAATCTATATTAATTGATATAAATggaataatacattttttatatttggaagctatcattttgattttataaaataatacccTTATACtaaattcattattataatttacttTATTACTAAATATCatactattatatttataaaatgatacATCAGGGAATTTTCCATTTAATATTCTCATATCTGTATTggttattaaaataaagaaattacTTCTTCCATATTTTAAACAACTTTCAAGATAATCAATAGAAGATCCATATGGATCtatatcaataatatcaaACATATATCTTTCAAttaatttactttttttaattatatcatctaaacatatattttgttcttcAACATTTggattattttcattaccATTTATATCACTTTtctcatatttttcttcataaatatatgtttcatCCTCACAAGTATTATCAATTTTAGTTGTTATaacttcatcatcatttgaTAAGAAGGTAGTTGAGTCACTATCATTTTCTATATCATTTTCTAATGGacaattttttcttctattatAATGTGTTAAGAAATTAAGAAATTTAAAAGCTTCTTTAAAATAATCAatacaattatttatattattaatatatgtaaatccAATATCtagttttttattattcctttttttagtatacatattatcaacatttaatatattcataacaCTATTAGCATCATTACATAATAtagtatatttttctttcttaatattatttcttataaaatttcttttaatttgtttacatgcatatttatctatatcaTTAGTTGTTATATGATTAATTGTATCTTCTAATTCTTTCGCATATCTTATACTTCTCATACCACTAGCACTTAATAattcaataatattaaatccccgaaatattattttctcattatttttatttttttctttcataaaAATTTCCAAACCTTTTATAAGAACAATACTCATATCACGATTAAATACTTGAGccttattataaaatatatgattcttcttattctttatttttacacttccttcatatataaatttattcgAACTATTTGTAGATTCCATTGTCATATTaccttcttcatttttatcattccaCATATGGGggttattcattttttcattatctcCTTTAAAATGTCTTTTTCGTTTACTTCCTTTTTTccaattattttcttttacatctatcatttttttcttattcaaaaaaatgtACACCCTttcaaacaaaaaataagaaaacaatcaaataataaaatatatatatatatatatatatgtatatacatatattttttctaaatatatgttgcatgaaattttcatatatcttatatattatatattatatatttataaaatattcaatTTGATTCTGGCACATAAAATCTatcaaaaattataaaaaattaaaacaataaaaatatacatatatctatatataattaatctatatttttattctgttttgaaaaaaaagataccccccttatataatttatttatttttttttatatattttatttttttgacaATTACATCCTATGTATTAATATCTATTATGTATTTggtttttatacatatttaatataaataatattgttaataaaaaaattattatattaatacaatttTGATATAGGTTCctctaaatatttatatttcattttgtatCATTCACgaggaatataaatataatattaaaatgattatataagaaatgtatatatataaatatatatatatatatatatatatatatatatatatatatatattttatgtgttttattttttattattttttttttttttttagaataaACTTATATTTGACGTActgtaaaaatatttatataaaatataatcatttacaacaatatatttgatatagcatttttatttattacattttatatataataataattaaaaaaatttttcctttgtttttttttttttttacaagaaacaaaaaaaattcattataGAGgaatccatttttttttcgtttttcttttttttttatattttatacataatgtttttttttattgggtttatatatttaaaaaataccaaaaaaaaaaaaaaaaaaaagaaaaaaaaagttgatgttattttattatatatattataataatattataaatatatatataaatatatattttatatttatttatttttttttccaaaaaggaaaaaaatagtGTTCACAAGAATATAgcatatttgatatattatatatgatgctttaaatgaaataaaatgattataatattatagtagtattaaaatattataaatatataataatatatatatatatatatatatatttataatgtttatgttttataacatatatatatatatttttttttttttgatgttacttatattttaaaagcatcatagaaaaaatttatataaaagtcAAAAATATGATGACTGACTGACTATAAGAAAGGgggaataaaataaaaaaaataatataatataatataatataatataatataatataatataatataatataatataatataataattatatatatatatatatatatatatatatattaaatatatataatattatataacgccattaaaaataatatatatttatatacatttttttttcaaatatttctTCCTTTCATcgttccttttttttttttttttttttttttttaattcatgtattatctttttataatatattttatatttcttattattatgttgatatatttaatataatatcttaTTAGAATCAAAAGAAGAAagtttctttttaatttttttttttttttttcttcctttaaTTATTtggttataatataatatatatatatatatatatatatatatatatatatcatttatatgaatataccacttttttcatttcttaaaatataataatataaaaaaacagaaatatattataatataattatatttgttgCTCATTTAATGTATTTCTTATAGacacaaagaaaaaaaaaaaaaaaaaaaaaaagttcttTCGTTTAAAGgttgttaaaaaatatttccttttaaaaaaagaaaagtcgTTTAagttataatttttctacCACCcagcatttttttttttttttttttaaaaggtagtaatatatatatataaactatcACCTATTCCTACtttaatttattcttttattcctatttttaaatgttcattaatttaaatatatatttttcaaggGATTAAAAagcttataatatatatgtaatattattaaaatgatattataaaaagatgAAATACATTAACCTATCCTctctatttattatttatttcttttaaaaagaaaaaaaaataagcagaggttttattgaaaaaatatgtgtgtatacaagtcatatatataaagaacatattattatattatattatattatattatatatatttaattttttttgtttcgcTGTCTAagcaaataaataaataaataaatatatatatatatatatatatattgtatatatatatatttatatatttacatattgtaaaaaaattctctttttttttttatttttattttttaattattacatTTAAAATGGAGAATTATCATactaatataatatgtttattattaatttaaaatatattatatattattttttattattttttttaatttttttttttttaaaggtaCATCGTTAAAATTCCAActtgttattaaaaaataatttcttaacaaaaaagaaaaaaatgtacatatatttaataagacatatttgtataattatattgtaaaaaaaaatataaaatataaaataaaatataaaataaaaaaaggactttaatatattatagaagtatattaaatattgctctaagaaaaaaaaaaaaaaaaaaatctaaataatatatataatattgtacatatttttatatatacatatatatatatatataatattacatatacattattaataatttaaaaaaaaaaaaaaaaaaaaatctttatatatcattaataaaaattcagaatgctttttttatgaatatttcagattatatgaaaatatatttgaatataatatgaattcttcttttttttttttttttacacatttattattaagagAAGAGtacccaaaaaaaaaaaaaataaaataaaataaaataaaaataaataatatatatataatatatacatatattcattttatcgttttatttttgtaattcCGTGTTATAAGTTAAAGTTGAAAGAATATACTAAAACatacatttaaataaatgtaatattttaacctttataaaaaaaaaaaaatatacatataaataataaaataaaataaaaagttacacataagtaaaatatatataaatatatatatatatatatatatatatatatatatgtatattttttttttttatgtgtgcTTGTTTTCATTATGatgatatttctttttataaaatttccAGTACAATAATAAGTATACCCGCATATCATTaactataatattatatgattttataatatgaaaaatatataatatatatataatatatatatatatatatttatttatacatacatatatatttatatatatatatattataatggaGAATAgcacaagaaaaaaaaacaatctTTCATGCAATAACCCAAAAGAAGTACATCTTAAAGATAaccttttaaataaaaatccaGTGTTGTATTTTGATGAAGAAATTGTATTTGATAATTGTGATGTTTTAAAAGAAGACGATAATTTAGATTTAACAGAGGAAGAAGGACATGAAGAAT
This region of Plasmodium sp. gorilla clade G2 genome assembly, chromosome: 13 genomic DNA includes:
- a CDS encoding N2,N2-dimethylguanosine tRNA methyltransferase, putative, with the translated sequence MIDVKENNWKKGSKRKRHFKGDNEKMNNPHMWNDKNEEGNMTMESTNSSNKFIYEGSVKIKNKKNHIFYNKAQVFNRDMSIVLIKGLEIFMKEKNKNNEKIIFRGFNIIELLSASGMRSIRYAKELEDTINHITTNDIDKYACKQIKRNFIRNNIKKEKYTILCNDANSVMNILNVDNMYTKKRNNKKLDIGFTYINNINNCIDYFKEAFKFLNFLTHYNRRKNCPLENDIENDSDSTTFLSNDDEVITTKIDNTCEDETYIYEEKYEKSDINGNENNPNVEEQNICLDDIIKKSKLIERYMFDIIDIDPYGSSIDYLESCLKYGRSNFFILITNTDMRILNGKFPDVSFYKYNSMIFSNKVNYNNEFSIRVLFYKIKMIASKYKKCIIPFISINIDFYIRLLVHVIDDALQTKDVCIDTGIVYQCNNCSSFHINPMAYKKDVNHLSSIAENPHSKKRRKMKKNKNLHVANDVDEMNDNISLDHNKINDQNGNTNNTTTTTTTNNNNNNNNKDDDGNNNNNNDGNNNNNNNNNNDDANNNNNLNKSDDQNNPNEAGGDANQNCNNSFISYKYKSTKLNISNKCEECGGDILIGGPIYIGKLHNEDFIHTCISLLENLEQYNLNTIKTRERILINFRCLKQEINIPLYYNLPSLFRNFKICSFSRKLLVNALLNLNYEVSYFHKDPDSVKTNAPNNVFMDIFRAIIFKINSKKKNSNLVQNNNTNQNNHTNNQDQNNLNPNTQIKKIYSIDTIKDEKLKEKLLSYQFFKKNTSFENINISNFKKETNTHKLFTLENPEPFWGPMRKHFEKN